From a single Myxocyprinus asiaticus isolate MX2 ecotype Aquarium Trade chromosome 33, UBuf_Myxa_2, whole genome shotgun sequence genomic region:
- the LOC127424618 gene encoding LOW QUALITY PROTEIN: activator of basal transcription 1-like (The sequence of the model RefSeq protein was modified relative to this genomic sequence to represent the inferred CDS: inserted 1 base in 1 codon), which produces MALLEKIEVKTDQDTQATITDEELNDPKPEEEEEEDGGGGGGDDDDDDEEEAAERDKDADQEMNCENGDETLELETNKEDGLEKPKGKKCVPGVVYLGHIPPRMRPKHVRNMLSVYGEIGRIFLQPEDHCIKRXEKKAGSNSSSFTEGWVEFRDKRIAKRVAASLHNTPMANRKRSHFSSDLWSIKYLHRFQWCHLSERLAYEQTVYHQRMRTEIFQAKRETNFYLASVEKSQNMAKLKKKREKKGEVVEEKTWDFKQRPTEEEIQMKRLKSKGLSKKSLQKAQEKSKAIQDKAHSNVSLLAKIFNSGRAQN; this is translated from the exons ATGGCTCTGCTGGAAAAAATTGAAGTTAAAACAGACCAAGATACACAAGCCACAATCACTGATGAAGAGTTAAATGACCCTAAacctgaggaagaggaggaggaggatggtggtggtggtggtggtgatgatgatgatgatgatgaagaagaagcAGCAGAGCGTGATAAAGATGCTGACCAGGAAATGAACTGTGAAAATGGAGATGAAACTCTAGAACTGGAGACTAATAAAGAAGATGGCCTTGAGAAGCCAAAGGGTAAGAAGTGTGTGCCAGGCGTAGTGTATTTGGGGCACATCCCTCCTAGAATGAGACCAAAACATGTGCGGAACATGCTGAGTGTGTACGGAGAGATTGGAAGGATATTCCTACAACCTGAAG ATCATTGCATTAAAA ATGAAAAAAAGGCAGGAAGTAATTCATCCAGTTTCACCGAGGGTTGGGTGGAGTTCCGAGACAAGCGCATCGCTAAGAGAGTCGCGGCCAGTCTGCACAACACACCCATGGCCAACAGGAAAAGGAGCCATTTCAGTAGTGACCTGTGGTCCATAAAG TATCTGCACAGGTTCCAGTGGTGTCATCTCAGCGAGCGATTGGCTTATGAGCAGACCGTCTATCACCAGCGTATGAGGACAGAAATCTTCCAGGCAAAGAGGGAGACGAACTTCTACCTGGCTAGTGTGGAGAAGAGCCAGAACATGGCGAAACTCAAGAAGAAGAGGGAGAAGAAGGGCGAGGTTGTGGAGGAGAAGACCTGGGACTTCAAACAGCGTCCTACAGAAGAAGAGATCCAGATGAAACGGTTGAAGAGTAAAGGGTTATCCAAGAAAAGTCTCCAGAAGGCTCAAGAGAAGAGCAAAGCCATCCAGGATAAAGCTCATTCGAATGTTTCCCTGTTGGCTAAGATCTTCAACAGTGGCAGGGCCCAGAACTGA